A genomic stretch from Flavobacterium humidisoli includes:
- a CDS encoding N-6 DNA methylase: protein MGYNKREHLKKNIEALQLVFLLEKEKRQATETERQLLMKYSGFGGLKFVLNPADKANDIDRWVKSEQDLFSLTQELHHLLRENAQDEKQYYRYVDSIKASVLTAFYTPPSVIGAIADSFGENQINIERFLEPSAGTGSFIEAFRNERLSHITAYEKEFLTGQLLKQLYPDNNIRVAGFEEIPDRDKETYDVIASNIPFGDASIFDLSYIRSKDPARVQAARSIHNYFFLKSTDMLRDGGLLAFITSQGVLNSAKNEPVRQALMQNCNLVSAIRLPNNLFTDYAGTEVGSDLIVLQKNNGKSGLSQREQHFCSTYTTSDNTSNSMLFENAEYIVHTSSYQATDMYGKPALIYEHEGGIEGIAKDLKRMLSDDISNHLDSDLYNGHNTTEIISKDSIAKAITPVIAIKKEESATDKSIVKVNFSAASQLSLFSLYENTSEIKITPQKKKAVHRSKRKMVSPIRQGNLFDLPLSQNNTIPSVPKEHDRENKPILGDLFSDSAGSQNISAEELRIYTDKLQSFYRKDCLVIYKGYVGYLKVLDRDEQKAEFEPLPLPPMQKMRAECYIQLRDAYLDLYQKEAEQQTEHTPEREKFNRLYDVFVKRFGNVNSAENIQLIKTDSAGNEIPYLERVIGGVVHKSDIFHHPVSFSVSTVTVDNPDEALAASLNKYGIVDLKYMSQISGLSLDNLKESLQGHIFYNPLENEYEIAERWISGNVVEKAHAINNYLEQNPEDLQARDSFSALQQAFPRRIEFEELDFNLGERWIPTNIYNHFASHLFDTDVRIHYTENTDDFSINCDTKNIRITEKYAIKSQSRTYDGIALLKHALVNTTPDITKKVMHGDQEIKVRDMEAIQMANTKIDEIRKAFSQWLYAQNDEFKKRMTDKYNNTFNCFVRPQYDGSHQDFPGLDRKALGIEDLYSSQKDAVWMIKLNGGAICDHEVGAGKTLIMCIAAQEMKRLGLAHKPMIIGLKANVHEIAENYRKAYPHAKILYPGKEDFTPQKRLRIFGEIKNNNWDCIILTHDQFGMIPQSPEMQKEILQTELDSVEENLEALQSQGKEISRAMLKGVIIRKQNLEVKLKTLQHDIENRKDDIVDFKMMGVDHLLVDESHRFKNLMFNTRHDRVAGLGNMQGSQKALNLLFAIRTIQERSGKDLGATFLSGTTISNSLTELYLLFKYLRPKALEKQGVNCFDAWAAIYARKTTDYEFSVANNIAQKERFRYFIKVPELAQFYTEITDYRTAKGIGIDRPQKNEILHNIPATPEQEIFIQKLMEFAKMGDATLLGRAKLSASEEKAKMLIATDYARKMSLDMRMISQKYDDHSDSKASHCAAKLSEYYNRFNAQKGTQFVFSDLGTYKPGEWNVYSEIKRKLIEDHGIPAHEIRFIQEAKTDKMRKEFISAMNEGKIRILFGSTDMLGTGVNAQKRAVAIHHLDTPWRPSDLAQRDGRAIRKGNEIAKYFADNKVDVIIYAVEKSLDSYKFNLLHNKQLFIDQLKNNSLGKRTIDEGGMDEKSGMNFSEYVAILSGNTDLLEKAKLEKKITSLESEKQAFTRSKSMSRYKLESSTATLESAKSLLERISIDWQNIEKRIQKNKDGTVTNPVKLIGLSGDADTKQIGQKLNLLADKARTEGQYEEIGTLYGFTLLVKTEVSQKEGISIRDNRFFIQGEGNIKYTYNNGQMATDSKLAAMNFLNALDKIPALIEQEKKKINAIEKDIPVLHEVVNSIWTKENTLAELKNELATLERSIQLSITPEQQVEDPEQKLQENKTSQPSQKLKIS, encoded by the coding sequence ATGGGCTACAATAAAAGAGAACATTTAAAAAAGAATATCGAGGCGTTGCAGCTTGTTTTCCTGCTGGAAAAAGAAAAACGCCAAGCTACTGAAACCGAGCGGCAATTGCTCATGAAATATAGTGGTTTTGGTGGTCTTAAATTTGTACTCAATCCAGCTGATAAAGCCAATGATATTGACCGATGGGTAAAATCCGAACAGGATTTATTTTCGCTGACTCAGGAACTTCACCACCTATTACGGGAAAATGCACAGGACGAAAAACAATACTATCGTTATGTAGACAGTATAAAAGCTTCCGTCCTGACAGCCTTTTACACCCCGCCTTCAGTCATTGGAGCCATTGCAGATTCCTTTGGGGAAAATCAAATAAATATCGAACGCTTTCTGGAACCATCCGCCGGAACAGGATCATTTATAGAAGCATTCAGGAATGAAAGGCTATCACATATAACGGCATACGAAAAGGAATTCCTCACAGGACAACTATTAAAACAGCTTTATCCTGATAACAACATCCGGGTTGCCGGATTTGAAGAAATCCCGGATAGGGACAAAGAAACCTATGATGTAATTGCCAGCAATATTCCATTTGGAGATGCATCAATATTTGACCTTTCTTATATACGCAGCAAGGATCCGGCTCGCGTACAAGCTGCCCGAAGTATTCATAATTACTTCTTTCTAAAATCCACAGACATGCTTCGGGACGGTGGTCTATTGGCATTTATCACCTCACAGGGAGTTTTGAACAGTGCCAAAAATGAACCCGTACGTCAGGCTTTGATGCAAAACTGCAACCTGGTTTCTGCCATACGCTTACCCAATAATTTGTTTACCGATTATGCGGGAACCGAAGTGGGGAGCGATTTGATTGTACTGCAAAAAAACAATGGCAAATCAGGACTTTCCCAAAGGGAGCAGCATTTCTGTAGCACTTATACCACTTCTGACAATACTTCAAACAGTATGTTATTTGAAAACGCTGAGTATATAGTACATACCTCTTCATACCAAGCAACCGATATGTATGGCAAGCCCGCTTTGATTTATGAACATGAAGGCGGTATTGAAGGAATAGCAAAAGATTTAAAAAGAATGTTGTCCGACGATATCTCCAATCATTTGGATTCCGACTTATATAATGGACATAATACCACAGAAATTATTTCTAAAGATTCTATAGCTAAGGCCATTACACCTGTAATTGCCATTAAAAAAGAGGAATCTGCTACCGATAAATCAATAGTTAAAGTGAATTTTTCAGCAGCTTCACAATTAAGCTTGTTTAGTTTATATGAGAATACATCCGAAATAAAAATAACACCTCAAAAAAAGAAAGCGGTCCACCGATCGAAACGAAAAATGGTTTCACCCATCCGGCAGGGAAATTTATTTGATTTACCATTGAGCCAAAATAATACGATCCCATCAGTTCCAAAAGAACACGATAGAGAAAATAAGCCAATATTGGGAGATTTATTCTCAGATAGTGCGGGCTCACAAAATATAAGCGCTGAAGAACTGCGCATTTATACGGACAAATTACAGTCCTTTTACAGAAAGGATTGTCTGGTGATATACAAAGGCTATGTCGGCTATCTTAAGGTATTGGATCGAGACGAACAAAAAGCGGAATTTGAGCCACTGCCACTTCCTCCAATGCAAAAAATGCGGGCAGAGTGCTATATTCAGTTACGTGATGCTTATCTGGACTTGTATCAGAAGGAAGCGGAACAACAAACTGAACATACACCCGAAAGGGAAAAATTCAATCGTCTGTATGATGTCTTTGTCAAAAGATTTGGGAATGTGAACAGCGCGGAGAACATCCAGCTGATCAAAACCGATAGCGCCGGAAACGAGATTCCTTATCTGGAACGTGTGATTGGCGGTGTGGTCCACAAATCGGATATTTTCCACCATCCTGTCAGTTTTTCAGTAAGTACAGTAACAGTTGATAATCCTGACGAAGCATTGGCCGCATCACTCAATAAATATGGCATTGTCGATTTGAAATATATGTCGCAGATCAGCGGATTATCCCTTGACAATCTGAAAGAGAGCTTACAAGGGCATATTTTCTATAATCCTTTGGAAAATGAATATGAAATAGCAGAGCGGTGGATTTCAGGAAATGTGGTGGAAAAAGCCCACGCTATAAATAACTATTTAGAACAAAATCCCGAAGATCTGCAAGCCCGGGATAGTTTTTCCGCTCTGCAGCAGGCTTTTCCCAGACGCATCGAGTTTGAAGAACTGGATTTTAATTTAGGCGAACGATGGATACCCACTAATATTTACAACCATTTTGCTTCTCATTTGTTTGATACCGACGTCCGGATTCACTACACGGAAAATACGGATGATTTTTCAATTAATTGTGATACCAAAAATATCCGTATAACGGAGAAGTATGCTATAAAATCTCAAAGCCGTACTTATGACGGAATTGCATTGCTTAAACATGCTCTGGTAAATACCACACCTGACATTACCAAAAAAGTAATGCATGGCGATCAGGAAATAAAGGTGCGTGATATGGAAGCCATCCAGATGGCCAATACGAAGATTGATGAAATCCGAAAAGCATTTTCCCAGTGGCTCTATGCTCAAAACGATGAATTTAAGAAACGCATGACTGACAAATACAATAATACCTTTAATTGTTTTGTTCGTCCGCAATATGACGGCAGCCATCAGGACTTTCCAGGGCTGGACAGAAAAGCGTTGGGGATTGAAGACCTATATTCGAGCCAGAAGGATGCGGTATGGATGATCAAGTTAAACGGCGGGGCAATATGTGATCATGAAGTTGGCGCGGGGAAAACACTCATTATGTGTATTGCCGCTCAGGAAATGAAACGCTTGGGATTGGCGCATAAACCGATGATTATTGGACTGAAAGCCAATGTTCACGAAATAGCCGAAAATTATCGCAAAGCGTATCCACATGCTAAAATATTATATCCGGGTAAAGAAGATTTTACACCTCAAAAACGACTGCGTATTTTCGGGGAGATTAAAAACAATAATTGGGATTGCATTATCCTGACCCATGACCAATTCGGGATGATACCGCAATCCCCGGAAATGCAAAAAGAGATCTTACAGACGGAACTCGATAGTGTTGAAGAAAACCTTGAAGCATTGCAGTCTCAGGGAAAAGAAATATCACGGGCAATGCTCAAGGGAGTCATTATACGAAAACAAAATCTGGAAGTCAAACTCAAAACATTGCAACATGATATTGAAAACCGCAAGGATGATATAGTTGATTTTAAGATGATGGGCGTTGACCATTTGCTGGTGGATGAAAGCCACCGATTCAAAAACCTGATGTTCAACACCCGACATGACCGTGTTGCGGGACTCGGCAATATGCAGGGAAGCCAAAAGGCATTGAACCTGTTATTTGCTATTAGAACGATACAGGAACGAAGCGGAAAGGATTTAGGTGCTACTTTTCTTTCCGGAACCACCATCAGCAACTCGTTGACTGAACTTTATTTATTATTTAAATACCTGCGCCCGAAGGCTTTGGAAAAACAAGGTGTCAATTGCTTTGATGCGTGGGCAGCTATCTATGCGCGAAAAACTACAGATTATGAATTCTCAGTAGCCAACAATATTGCTCAAAAAGAACGCTTCCGGTATTTTATAAAAGTACCGGAACTGGCTCAGTTTTACACAGAGATTACGGATTACCGCACAGCAAAAGGTATTGGTATAGACCGTCCACAAAAGAATGAAATACTGCATAATATTCCGGCTACCCCCGAGCAGGAGATATTCATCCAAAAATTGATGGAGTTTGCCAAAATGGGTGATGCAACACTACTGGGAAGAGCAAAACTGTCTGCCTCCGAAGAAAAAGCAAAAATGCTAATCGCTACCGACTATGCCCGTAAGATGTCTTTAGATATGCGTATGATCAGTCAGAAGTATGATGATCACTCGGACAGTAAAGCCTCCCATTGTGCGGCAAAGTTGTCCGAATATTACAATCGCTTTAATGCCCAAAAAGGAACCCAGTTTGTATTCTCTGATTTAGGCACCTACAAACCGGGGGAATGGAATGTGTATTCGGAAATCAAACGCAAACTGATAGAGGATCACGGAATTCCTGCACATGAAATACGCTTTATTCAGGAGGCAAAAACCGACAAGATGCGCAAGGAGTTCATCAGTGCTATGAACGAAGGGAAAATCAGAATACTGTTTGGATCAACCGATATGCTGGGAACTGGAGTCAATGCCCAGAAACGTGCAGTTGCGATACATCATTTGGATACGCCTTGGAGACCAAGTGATTTAGCCCAACGGGATGGCAGGGCCATTCGCAAAGGCAATGAGATTGCCAAATATTTTGCAGATAACAAAGTAGATGTAATCATTTATGCAGTTGAAAAATCTTTGGACAGCTACAAATTTAACCTGTTACACAACAAACAGTTATTTATCGATCAGCTCAAAAACAATAGTCTCGGTAAGCGTACCATTGACGAAGGAGGTATGGATGAAAAATCTGGAATGAATTTCTCGGAGTATGTCGCCATTCTATCAGGCAATACCGATTTGCTGGAAAAAGCCAAATTGGAAAAAAAGATTACTTCCTTGGAAAGCGAAAAACAGGCTTTCACCCGTTCCAAGTCTATGTCAAGATATAAACTGGAAAGTAGTACGGCAACCCTTGAATCAGCAAAATCATTATTGGAAAGAATATCAATTGATTGGCAGAATATTGAAAAACGCATTCAGAAAAATAAGGATGGTACAGTAACGAATCCTGTGAAGCTCATTGGATTATCTGGGGACGCGGATACAAAGCAGATTGGTCAAAAGCTCAATCTGCTTGCTGATAAAGCACGTACAGAGGGACAGTATGAGGAAATTGGTACATTGTACGGATTTACACTTTTGGTAAAAACAGAGGTTTCGCAAAAAGAAGGGATTAGCATCAGGGATAACCGTTTTTTTATTCAGGGAGAAGGAAATATAAAATACACCTATAACAACGGGCAGATGGCGACCGATTCTAAACTGGCAGCCATGAACTTTTTAAATGCGCTGGATAAAATACCAGCATTGATAGAACAGGAAAAGAAAAAGATTAATGCCATTGAAAAAGATATTCCTGTACTTCATGAAGTAGTAAACAGCATTTGGACCAAAGAGAATACACTTGCCGAACTAAAAAATGAATTGGCAACACTGGAACGGTCAATACAATTATCCATTACTCCGGAACAACAAGTAGAAGATCCTGAACAAAAACTACAAGAAAATAAGACATCACAGCCTTCTCAGAAACTGAAAATCTCCTGA
- a CDS encoding aminotransferase class I/II-fold pyridoxal phosphate-dependent enzyme codes for MAKIKHNDFIQTIDEILSGAKQQGTIHLYAEDTVLDGRTIQINGRNLFHFATTSYLGLEYDHRLKNAAIAAITKYGTQFPLSKTYISHPVYQQLESKIETMYGMPAIVTKNSTLGHLGVIPNLIKDEEGIILDHQVHWSVQNASLPLKLRNIPVEMIRHNNLQMLEDKIKDLSSKCNKIWYMADGVYSMFGDYAPVNELLALSKKYPQLQLYFDDVHGMSWRGKNGTGFVLDILKELPENVFLMSTLSKSFGASGAAFFCPDKKLYDRIKNFGGPLTFSAQLEPASVAAACASADIHLSDEITILQQELEQKISLFNEMITKSTLPVITPNNSPVFFLGTAMPLTAYKLVQRLFNEGYFVNPGLYPAVPVKNTGIRITISRNNGDEQIKGLTEALEYHYPLALEETSNTLNKVSMAFGIPQPDSQEKENTIKPALNYQYKTSIKQINAALWNKLIDKQNIFDWDGLCFLEDAFTNCSEIENNWEFHYFIISDNFGNPIVATFFTFGLWKDDMLAPVSVSLQLEEKRMKNPFYMTSKVLGMGSLFTEGNHCYINKKHSLSKDALLLLLEKAEMLYQDLNADMLVLRDFEENQWLSDLFHNLGFIKIGMPQTCVITDINWNNNQEFAAILSPRSKKHFTREVLPYEKMFRVIIKDRLTDNEVAHAYSLYKNVKNNNYAVNTFTYPIAVFEKMAAHPFWEFILVYLKDDTDLEPVGVLFCYKNCAHTYVPSLIGMDYTVSRKYNLYRQLLFQGIKRAQELHYKRVELGITATFEKRKLGAQLISKFAYLQAKDNFSMELLNTMQIENKAPL; via the coding sequence ATGGCAAAAATTAAGCACAATGATTTTATTCAGACTATAGATGAAATTCTTTCCGGGGCAAAGCAGCAAGGCACAATCCATCTTTATGCTGAAGATACGGTACTCGATGGACGAACCATACAAATTAATGGCAGGAACCTGTTCCACTTTGCCACTACCAGCTATCTGGGGCTGGAATATGACCATCGGCTGAAAAATGCTGCTATTGCTGCCATTACAAAATATGGAACGCAATTTCCGCTTTCTAAAACTTATATTTCACATCCGGTCTATCAGCAGCTGGAAAGCAAGATTGAAACCATGTATGGTATGCCTGCAATTGTAACTAAAAACAGTACACTTGGACATCTGGGCGTAATACCAAATCTGATAAAGGATGAGGAAGGAATAATTTTGGATCATCAGGTACATTGGAGCGTTCAGAATGCCAGCCTGCCTTTGAAACTAAGAAATATTCCCGTGGAGATGATTCGTCACAATAACCTCCAAATGCTGGAAGACAAGATAAAAGACTTGTCTTCAAAATGCAATAAAATATGGTATATGGCAGACGGTGTGTATTCCATGTTTGGTGATTACGCACCGGTAAACGAACTGCTTGCATTGAGCAAAAAATATCCGCAGCTGCAGCTTTATTTTGATGATGTTCATGGAATGAGCTGGAGAGGAAAAAATGGTACAGGATTCGTATTGGATATTTTAAAAGAGTTGCCCGAAAATGTTTTTTTAATGAGTACGCTCAGTAAATCATTTGGAGCGAGCGGTGCTGCATTTTTTTGTCCCGATAAAAAACTATACGACAGGATTAAAAATTTTGGAGGACCACTGACGTTCTCTGCCCAGCTGGAACCGGCCTCAGTCGCTGCTGCCTGCGCTTCGGCAGACATCCATCTTTCAGATGAAATTACAATATTACAACAGGAACTGGAACAAAAAATATCTCTTTTCAATGAGATGATCACCAAAAGCACCCTGCCTGTAATAACCCCAAATAATTCACCTGTTTTCTTTTTGGGTACTGCAATGCCCCTGACTGCCTATAAATTAGTACAGCGTCTTTTTAATGAAGGTTATTTTGTCAATCCTGGATTGTATCCGGCAGTTCCGGTAAAAAACACCGGTATTCGCATTACAATATCGAGAAACAATGGTGATGAACAAATTAAAGGGCTCACAGAAGCTTTAGAATACCACTATCCTTTAGCACTCGAAGAAACTTCCAATACCCTTAATAAGGTTTCGATGGCATTTGGAATTCCACAGCCTGACTCTCAGGAAAAAGAAAATACTATAAAGCCGGCATTGAATTACCAGTATAAAACGAGTATCAAACAAATTAATGCAGCGTTATGGAATAAGCTCATAGATAAACAGAATATATTTGACTGGGATGGACTGTGTTTTTTGGAGGATGCATTTACAAACTGCAGTGAAATTGAAAATAATTGGGAATTTCACTATTTTATCATCAGTGATAATTTTGGTAATCCAATAGTGGCCACTTTTTTTACTTTTGGACTATGGAAAGACGATATGCTTGCGCCAGTGTCCGTTTCTCTACAGCTTGAAGAAAAAAGAATGAAGAACCCATTTTACATGACCTCCAAAGTGCTGGGTATGGGATCACTTTTTACCGAAGGGAATCATTGCTATATAAATAAAAAGCATTCCTTATCCAAAGATGCCTTACTGCTTCTTTTGGAGAAGGCAGAAATGCTGTATCAGGACTTAAATGCTGATATGCTGGTGTTAAGGGATTTCGAAGAAAACCAATGGCTTAGTGATCTGTTTCATAATCTGGGTTTTATAAAAATAGGAATGCCACAAACCTGTGTTATCACGGATATCAACTGGAATAACAATCAGGAATTTGCTGCAATTCTTTCCCCACGCTCTAAAAAACACTTTACCAGAGAAGTATTGCCGTATGAAAAAATGTTTCGGGTTATTATCAAAGACCGGTTAACTGATAATGAAGTTGCGCACGCATACAGCTTGTATAAAAATGTAAAAAATAACAATTATGCCGTAAATACCTTCACGTATCCCATTGCTGTCTTTGAAAAAATGGCTGCCCATCCATTTTGGGAATTTATCTTGGTTTATCTTAAGGATGATACAGATCTGGAGCCTGTTGGAGTGCTTTTTTGTTATAAGAATTGTGCACACACTTATGTACCATCACTAATAGGAATGGATTATACAGTATCCAGAAAATACAATTTATACCGCCAACTCTTATTCCAGGGAATTAAACGGGCACAGGAACTGCATTATAAAAGAGTAGAACTTGGAATCACAGCCACATTTGAAAAAAGAAAACTGGGTGCACAGCTAATTTCAAAATTTGCTTACCTGCAGGCTAAAGATAATTTTTCAATGGAATTGCTAAATACGATGCAAATTGAAAATAAAGCACCTTTATGA
- a CDS encoding DUF1896 domain-containing protein, translating to MASENKISYYSLRLKELLNSSFPELSGDKKFIEQRGQLAAKVYNDAFMAGNTIEQCNEIAQYVLFEGLHFSKFDTIYRVICNEFDTIMADEELRPFALKMMPVSIPVFEQYRITDDFADSQEFELLYTELTGTIQIWIEDNGLQ from the coding sequence ATGGCGTCAGAGAATAAAATATCCTATTACTCATTACGATTAAAGGAATTGCTCAACAGCAGCTTTCCTGAGTTATCAGGGGACAAAAAATTCATTGAACAACGCGGGCAATTAGCCGCTAAAGTGTACAATGATGCCTTTATGGCCGGAAATACAATTGAGCAATGCAATGAGATTGCGCAATATGTATTATTTGAAGGATTGCACTTTTCAAAATTCGATACTATATATAGGGTCATCTGTAACGAGTTCGACACGATCATGGCTGACGAGGAATTGCGCCCATTTGCCTTGAAAATGATGCCTGTCAGCATCCCTGTATTTGAGCAATACCGAATTACGGATGACTTTGCCGACAGCCAGGAATTTGAATTGCTCTACACCGAACTTACCGGCACTATTCAAATCTGGATAGAAGATAATGGGCTACAATAA
- the mobC gene encoding conjugal transfer protein MobC, with protein sequence MQGEDDLRGLAKIMEFMRAVSILLVLMHCYWFCYEFFKEEQWTLSVIDKILGNFQRTAGLFSHTLYTKVFALVLLALSCLGSKGVKNEKITWSKIYTALTIGVIFFFLNTPLLRLPIEMAAFLYVFTLSLGYISLLMAGVWMSRLLKNNLMEDVFNMENESFMQETRLMQNEYSINLPTKFWYRKKQHNGWINIVNPFRATIVLGTPGSGKSYAIVNNYIKQQIEKGFSMYIYDFKFDDLSTIAYNHLLQHTDKYKVKPKFYVINFDDPRRSHRCNPINPDFMTDISDAYESAYTIMLNLNRSWIQKQGDFFVESPIILLAAIIWFLKIYDNGKYCTFPHAIELLNKKYADVFTILTTYSELENYLSPFMDAWQGGAQDQLQGQIASAKIPLSRMISPSLYWVMTGDDFSLDINNPAAPKILCVGNNPDRQNIYSAALGLYNSRIVKLINKKGQLKSSVIIDELPTIYFRGLDNLIATARSNKVAVCLGFQDYSQLTRDYGDKESKVIQNTVGNIFSGQVVGETAKSLSERFGKILQQRQSMTINRNDKSTSISTQLESLIPASKISTLTQGMFVGAVSDNFEERIEQKIFHAEIVVDNEKVAAETKTYQKIPEILSFVNENGEDRMKAEIEANYKQIKLDIVSIVADELERIKNDPKLQHLIPKTTDKKSKDEQN encoded by the coding sequence ATGCAGGGAGAAGATGACTTAAGAGGATTAGCCAAAATCATGGAGTTTATGAGAGCGGTCAGTATTTTATTAGTCCTGATGCACTGCTATTGGTTTTGTTACGAGTTTTTCAAAGAAGAACAATGGACATTATCTGTCATTGATAAAATACTGGGAAACTTTCAGCGCACAGCAGGACTGTTTTCCCATACGCTGTATACGAAGGTATTTGCTTTGGTTCTTTTGGCATTAAGCTGTTTGGGCAGTAAGGGTGTTAAAAATGAAAAGATTACATGGAGCAAAATCTATACAGCGCTTACAATAGGCGTTATTTTTTTCTTTCTCAATACGCCATTACTCAGGCTGCCCATTGAAATGGCCGCATTTTTATATGTTTTCACCTTGAGTTTGGGATATATTTCACTGCTGATGGCAGGTGTATGGATGAGCAGGCTGCTCAAAAATAACCTAATGGAGGATGTATTTAATATGGAAAACGAAAGTTTTATGCAGGAAACCCGGTTGATGCAAAATGAGTATTCCATCAATCTGCCTACTAAATTCTGGTATCGCAAAAAACAGCACAATGGCTGGATAAATATTGTAAATCCTTTCCGCGCGACTATCGTATTAGGCACCCCGGGTTCCGGTAAATCGTATGCCATTGTAAACAACTACATTAAACAGCAAATCGAGAAAGGTTTTTCGATGTACATCTATGATTTCAAGTTTGATGACCTTTCTACCATTGCGTACAACCATCTATTACAACATACCGACAAATACAAAGTCAAACCAAAGTTTTACGTCATCAATTTTGATGATCCCAGAAGAAGCCATCGATGCAATCCGATCAATCCTGATTTTATGACCGACATATCTGATGCTTACGAATCAGCCTATACCATTATGCTTAACCTGAACCGTTCGTGGATTCAAAAACAGGGAGATTTCTTTGTCGAAAGCCCGATTATTCTTTTGGCGGCTATCATCTGGTTTTTGAAGATTTATGATAATGGAAAGTATTGTACTTTTCCTCATGCTATTGAACTGCTTAACAAAAAATATGCAGATGTTTTTACCATTTTAACCACCTATTCCGAACTGGAAAATTATCTGTCGCCGTTTATGGATGCCTGGCAGGGAGGTGCTCAGGACCAATTACAAGGCCAGATAGCATCAGCAAAAATACCATTGTCCCGTATGATATCCCCAAGCCTTTATTGGGTAATGACCGGTGATGATTTCTCATTAGATATTAATAATCCTGCAGCTCCAAAAATCCTTTGCGTGGGCAATAATCCTGACAGGCAAAATATTTATTCCGCTGCATTGGGTTTGTACAATTCACGAATCGTAAAACTCATCAATAAAAAAGGACAGCTCAAAAGTTCTGTAATCATTGACGAGCTTCCCACAATTTACTTCAGGGGGCTGGACAATCTGATTGCTACGGCAAGGAGCAATAAGGTAGCGGTATGTCTGGGGTTTCAGGATTATTCCCAATTGACAAGGGATTACGGAGATAAGGAGAGTAAAGTCATTCAGAATACGGTAGGGAATATTTTCAGCGGGCAGGTTGTCGGGGAAACGGCTAAAAGCCTTTCGGAACGCTTCGGTAAAATATTGCAGCAGCGTCAGAGTATGACCATCAATCGAAATGATAAATCAACTTCTATTTCAACACAGCTCGAAAGCCTGATACCAGCATCCAAAATCTCAACCCTGACACAGGGAATGTTTGTGGGGGCAGTTTCCGATAACTTTGAGGAACGTATCGAACAAAAGATCTTTCATGCGGAGATTGTGGTCGATAATGAGAAAGTGGCTGCTGAAACTAAAACCTACCAGAAAATCCCGGAAATACTTTCTTTTGTAAATGAAAATGGAGAAGATAGGATGAAGGCTGAAATTGAGGCCAACTACAAACAAATCAAACTGGATATTGTCTCAATAGTAGCAGATGAACTGGAACGGATTAAGAACGATCCGAAACTGCAGCATTTAATACCAAAAACAACTGATAAGAAAAGTAAAGATGAACAGAATTAA